The window AACGGAGATCATCGGCGTGCGCATGGTCGAGAAGGACGGCGAGGACGGCGTCGTCATCCAGTCGGTCGGCCGCCGGGCCGAGTCTCCCAAGCCCGCCTGAGGACCCGACTCCAGACGGGAGTGCTCCTTGCAGCGAACGTACGTTCTTGCGCTCGTGGTCGTGATGGTCGCGCTTCTCGCGCTCTCCGGCTGCGTCTACTACAACACGTTCTACCACGCCCGCGAGGCTGCCGGCGAGGCGGCCGCTATCCGCGAGAGTCGCGCCCCTGATACCGACCCGACGGCGCGCGAACGGGAGCTCTATGAGCGGGTCGTCGAGAAGTCGGGAAGGGTCCTCGCTCTGCATCCGGAGTCTTCGTGGGCGGACGATGCGCTGTTGCTCATGGCACAGGCGTTGGCGTACCAGGGACGCTACGAGTCGGCCGGGGAGCACCTGAACGAGTTCCTGTCGCTCTACGCGGACAGCGAGCTGAGGTCTGAGGCCGATTACACGCTCGGTTCCGTCCTGATCGAGCTCGGGAACCCGGTGACGGCCGAAGAGCTCCTGATCGGCGTGGCCTACGCCGACCCGCCCGTCGAGCTTTCGGACGATGCCCTTCTGCTGGTCGGCGACGCGCGCGCCGCGCGGCGCCGCCGCGAGGAGGCCGCCGAGGCGTATCTCGAGGCGCTCGATCGGTTCCCCGACAGCGACCGTCGGGCGCAGACCCTGTTCCCGGCGGCCGAGAACTACGCGGAGATGGGGCGTTTCGAGCAGGCGGCCGATCTCTACGTCCGGGTTCCTGAAGAGACCTCGTCGCGCACGCTGGCCTTCGAGGCCAGGCTCAGGCTCTCGGAGGTTCTTCTCTCGCTCGACCGCGCCGGCGACGCGCTCGATGTGGCGCTCGATCTGGAGGGGCGGACGGTCGACCGGACGGAGCTCGACCGGGTGGAGCTTCAGTCGGGACTGGCGCTGGAGGCGCTGGGCGACTACGAGGAGGCGATCGAGACCTACGAGGAGATCGCGGCCTCCCACGCGCGGTCCGAGGGGGCTTCGAAGGCCTACTACCGCATCGGCGTCGTCAAGCGCGATGCGCTCGGCGATCTCGACGGCGCCGTCGAGGCGTTCCGTTCGTCATCGAGCGCGTACGGTCGAG of the Candidatus Effluviviaceae Genus V sp. genome contains:
- a CDS encoding tetratricopeptide repeat protein, translating into MQRTYVLALVVVMVALLALSGCVYYNTFYHAREAAGEAAAIRESRAPDTDPTARERELYERVVEKSGRVLALHPESSWADDALLLMAQALAYQGRYESAGEHLNEFLSLYADSELRSEADYTLGSVLIELGNPVTAEELLIGVAYADPPVELSDDALLLVGDARAARRRREEAAEAYLEALDRFPDSDRRAQTLFPAAENYAEMGRFEQAADLYVRVPEETSSRTLAFEARLRLSEVLLSLDRAGDALDVALDLEGRTVDRTELDRVELQSGLALEALGDYEEAIETYEEIAASHARSEGASKAYYRIGVVKRDALGDLDGAVEAFRSSSSAYGRGETAELASQAAEDILRLKEYRRIIEDYESRPEEERAPASTAPPDTSSAAADTLEIAPASDDTSSARPAQASVPDDEAAAAPDTSGANGGAAAADSIGRGSSARERDAAGARSDTTELSPEEEAARARFLLAELQLFRFDDPTRALELYREVLELHPDSAHAPRAALAVAWVLEKRLEDLEAASDAYERVIESYPGTDRAEAAEKALARLASGS